A genome region from Drosophila simulans strain w501 chromosome 2R, Prin_Dsim_3.1, whole genome shotgun sequence includes the following:
- the LOC6733819 gene encoding protein eiger isoform X2 has translation MTAETLKPFITPTSANDDGFPAKATSTATAQRRTRQLIPLVLGFIGLGLVVAILALTIWQTTRVSHLDKELKSLKRVVDNLQQRLGINYLDEFDEFQKEYENALIDYPRKVDGLTDEEDDDDGDGLDSIADGEDDDDSYSSVDDVGADYEDYTDMLNKLSNAHTATTPTSETTAEGEGETDSASSASNDDNVFDDFTSYNAHKKKHERKSRSIADVRNEEQNIQGNHTELQEKSSNEATSKESPAPLHHRRRMHSRHRHLLVRKARSEDSRPAAHFHLSSRRRHQGSMGYHGDMYIGNDNERNSYQGHFQTRDGVLTVTNTGLYYVYAQICYNNSHDQNGFIVFQGDTPFLQCLNTVPTNMPHKVHTCHTSGLIHLERNERIHLKDIHNDRNAVLREGNNRSYFGIFKV, from the exons CCCCCTGGTTTTGGGGTTCATCGGTCTGGGGCTGGTCGTTGCCATTCTCGCACTAACG ATCTGGCAGACAACGCGTGTATCGCATCTGGACAAGGAGCTGAAGAGCCTGAAGCGAGTCGTCGATAATCTCCAGCAGCGTTTGGGCATAAACTATCTGGACGAGTTCGACGAGTTCCAAAAGGAG TACGAGAATGCCCTCATCGACTATCCCAGGAAGGTGGATGGCCTCAcggacgaggaggacgacgacgatggcgatggtcTGGATTCCATTGCAGACggcgaggacgacgacgataGCTACAGCTCCGTGGATGATGTTGGCGCAGACTACGAGGACTATACCGATATGTTAAACAAACTCAGCAATGCGCACACCgccaccacgcccacatcgGAGACCACTGCTGAGGGCGAGGGCGAGACGGACAGTGCATCCTCCGCCTCGAATGATGACAATGTGTTCGATGACTTTACCAGCTACAATGCCCACAAGAAGAAGCACGAGAG AAAATCTCGCTCGATTGCCGATGTTCGCAATGAGGAGCAGAATATTCAGGGAAATCACACAGAGCTTCAGGAAAAGTCATCCAATGAGGCAACTTCCAAAGAGAG CCCTGCACCACTTCACCATCGTCGCAGGATGCATTCCCGCCATCGCCACCTCCTAGTCCGCAAAG CCAGATCCGAGGACTCGAGGCCTGCAGCCCATTTCCACCTGAGCAGCAGACGGCGTCACCAAGGAAGTATGG GCTACCATGGAGATATGTACATAGGAAATGATAACGAGAGAAACTCTTATCAGGGACACTTTCAAACGCGCGATGGCGTCTTGACGGTGACCAATACAGGCctatattacgtatacgcccagATATGCTACAACAACTCGCACGACCAGAACGGATTTATCGTCTTTCAAGGAGACACTCCATTCCTGCAGTGCTTGAACACGGTGCCCACCAACATGCCACATAAGGTGCACACCTGCCACACGAGTGGTCTGATCCACCTGGAACGAAACGAGAGGATCCATCTGAAGGACATTCACAACGATCGCAATGCAGTTCTGCGGGAGGGAAACAACCGAAGCTACTTTGGCATCTTCAAGGTGTAA
- the LOC6733819 gene encoding protein eiger isoform X1: MTAETLKPFITPTSANDDGFPAKATSTATAQRRTRQLIPLVLGFIGLGLVVAILALTIWQTTRVSHLDKELKSLKRVVDNLQQRLGINYLDEFDEFQKEYENALIDYPRKVDGLTDEEDDDDGDGLDSIADGEDDDDSYSSVDDVGADYEDYTDMLNKLSNAHTATTPTSETTAEGEGETDSASSASNDDNVFDDFTSYNAHKKKHERKSRSIADVRNEEQNIQGNHTELQEKSSNEATSKESPAPLHHRRRMHSRHRHLLVRKGESLLSARSEDSRPAAHFHLSSRRRHQGSMGYHGDMYIGNDNERNSYQGHFQTRDGVLTVTNTGLYYVYAQICYNNSHDQNGFIVFQGDTPFLQCLNTVPTNMPHKVHTCHTSGLIHLERNERIHLKDIHNDRNAVLREGNNRSYFGIFKV, encoded by the exons CCCCCTGGTTTTGGGGTTCATCGGTCTGGGGCTGGTCGTTGCCATTCTCGCACTAACG ATCTGGCAGACAACGCGTGTATCGCATCTGGACAAGGAGCTGAAGAGCCTGAAGCGAGTCGTCGATAATCTCCAGCAGCGTTTGGGCATAAACTATCTGGACGAGTTCGACGAGTTCCAAAAGGAG TACGAGAATGCCCTCATCGACTATCCCAGGAAGGTGGATGGCCTCAcggacgaggaggacgacgacgatggcgatggtcTGGATTCCATTGCAGACggcgaggacgacgacgataGCTACAGCTCCGTGGATGATGTTGGCGCAGACTACGAGGACTATACCGATATGTTAAACAAACTCAGCAATGCGCACACCgccaccacgcccacatcgGAGACCACTGCTGAGGGCGAGGGCGAGACGGACAGTGCATCCTCCGCCTCGAATGATGACAATGTGTTCGATGACTTTACCAGCTACAATGCCCACAAGAAGAAGCACGAGAG AAAATCTCGCTCGATTGCCGATGTTCGCAATGAGGAGCAGAATATTCAGGGAAATCACACAGAGCTTCAGGAAAAGTCATCCAATGAGGCAACTTCCAAAGAGAG CCCTGCACCACTTCACCATCGTCGCAGGATGCATTCCCGCCATCGCCACCTCCTAGTCCGCAAAG GTGAATCTCTTCTTTCAGCCAGATCCGAGGACTCGAGGCCTGCAGCCCATTTCCACCTGAGCAGCAGACGGCGTCACCAAGGAAGTATGG GCTACCATGGAGATATGTACATAGGAAATGATAACGAGAGAAACTCTTATCAGGGACACTTTCAAACGCGCGATGGCGTCTTGACGGTGACCAATACAGGCctatattacgtatacgcccagATATGCTACAACAACTCGCACGACCAGAACGGATTTATCGTCTTTCAAGGAGACACTCCATTCCTGCAGTGCTTGAACACGGTGCCCACCAACATGCCACATAAGGTGCACACCTGCCACACGAGTGGTCTGATCCACCTGGAACGAAACGAGAGGATCCATCTGAAGGACATTCACAACGATCGCAATGCAGTTCTGCGGGAGGGAAACAACCGAAGCTACTTTGGCATCTTCAAGGTGTAA
- the LOC6733820 gene encoding facilitated trehalose transporter Tret1, which translates to MGTATQFIVGFIGALGAFCLGAVIGWSGPVENEVKKSNAYSFTPGQTEWGLVGSLMTLGAAFSCIPVGVLIGKIGRKITMLILLPPFFIGWLLILLASHIAMLLVGRFIVGFCGGAFCVACPMYVTEIAQVQYRGTMGCFFQLLIVFGILYAFVVGGYVKTFYFNIACAILPVIFFILMIFMPESPIFLAQKGKPEKAEKSLKFLRGKDADVSGELKEMSAEGQKEKASVGKILCRRITLKGLFLSIGLMLFQQMTGINAIIFYSTFIFETAGSTLEPRISTIIVGIVQAIATIISILVIEKVGRKILLLVSACMMGISTLIMALYFGMLKDSGVGWLALIAVCVFIIGFSLGFGPVPWLMMAELFAEDVKALAGSIAGTTNWCFAFIVTLLFPVLNDLIGATACFAIFFGFAVAAFVFILFLIPETKGKTLNEIQAKMGEKGE; encoded by the coding sequence ATGGGAACCGCCACTCAGTTTATTGTTGGTTTCATCGGCGCTCTGGGCGCCTTTTGCCTTGGCGCAGTGATCGGCTGGTCAGGACCGGTGGAAAATGAAGTCAAGAAGTCGAACGCGTACAGCTTTACCCCTGGACAAACGGAATGGGGCCTGGTGGGATCTCTGATGACTCTGGGAGCAGCCTTCTCGTGCATTCCGGTGGGCGTGCTCATTGGTAAGATCGGGCGGAAGATAACAATGCTAATCCTGCTGCCACCGTTCTTTATCGGATGGCTCCTGATCCTGCTGGCGTCGCACATAGCAATGCTGCTGGTCGGACGCTTCATAGTGGGATTCTGCGGAGGAGCCTTCTGCGTGGCTTGTCCCATGTACGTGACCGAGATAGCCCAGGTGCAGTACCGCGGAACCATGGGCTGCTTCTTCCAGCTGCTAATCGTCTTCGGGATCCTGTACGCCTTTGTGGTTGGAGGTTATGTAAAGACCTTCTACTTTAACATTGCGTGCGCAATTTTGCCCGTAATCTTTTTTATCTTGATGATTTTTATGCCGGAATCCCCGATTTTTCTGGCCCAAAAGGGAAAACCCGAGAAGGCGGAGAAATCCCTGAAATTTCTGCGCGGAAAGGACGCGGATGTAAGCGGTGAGCTGAAGGAAATGAGCGCCGAGGGCCAAAAGGAGAAGGCCAGCGTTGGGAAAATCCTATGCCGCAGGATTACCCTCAAGGGACTGTTCCTCTCCATCGGTCTCATGTTGTTCCAGCAGATGACGGGCATCAATGCGATTATTTTCTATTCTACATTCATCTTTGAGACGGCTGGATCGACATTGGAGCCCCGAATATCTACAATTATTGTGGGCATTGTCCAGGCAATTGCCACTATCATTTCGATCCTGGTTATTGAGAAAGTCGGTCGGAAGATACTCCTATTGGTGTCCGCCTGCATGATGGGCATCAGCACCCTGATCATGGCTCTTTACTTTGGCATGTTGAAGGATTCTGGAGTCGGCTGGCTGGCCCTAATTGCCGTTTGTGTGTTTATTATTGGATTCTCCCTGGGATTCGGTCCTGTTCCCTGGCTGATGATGGCCGAACTATTTGCCGAGGATGTGAAGGCCCTAGCAGGATCGATTGCCGGAACTACAAATTGGTGTTTTGCTTTCATTGTGACCCTTCTTTTCCCTGTACTTAACGACTTGATTGGAGCAACCGCGTGCTTTGCAATCTTCTTCGGATTTGCGGTGGCCGCCTTTGTCTTCATTCTCTTCCTAATTCCCGAGACGAAGGGAAAAACGCTTAACGAGATTCAGGCCAAGATGGGCGAGAAGGGCGAATAG
- the LOC27209024 gene encoding uncharacterized protein LOC27209024 isoform X1 codes for MAAMAAMANRFVGPSGAMVVLLAVVQCILATPQRTAAFSLQAAVDELHRREAAKYPLNAPPQPALDDWDEDGDLFGKNRNRNRHRVNKALGKYLERDEDNYGPDHNLGLGLGLGMGMGLGLDDEGDLGPSNLVDEKRKRFSSFRERDEQFDGSAPSAFREREIQPLNAEPAHNELTEQFLREIEEARDRDAVRQWWRHLDQAKTQQEPEQEVEQFEQKKRMRVPPYYLLMQKKRSYPVLPWLPYNGDKRKRFPVAKRSTTNSNPESPLGRTDERVAQELSELFGKPGEAQSHTEEKRKRSADEQPKVTTNLPESPPATATALGDMRLEINFQRVNVTPKETPTSAPAGAGELVQHGGHAGHHGGHVPGMSPEYRHRKRSDHAHGENTEDTEADEHDEEGEESSDEDDHDEFDEEDGEADLEAEEAEEQRRKKKRAAASLTGNGGGNKHLHAPTVGHLMLRAKKSIDWSQYFGLDRKKKSLQKKENLKKRSDADSSTNNDEEDDDDSSEAEKKKRDFDAEKLDSMDKKLQSIEDFIIDETIKYTGAHEGLNSKDDIRRIKDHVLSRLATAYSLEKMRRALDKLRRSVDNESHLMRNTIEPESEENALDSNYWLNKKSVKKEQADQLAEDSRPPKDMEKRKRSGYLRYPEQPNNMEEALSLGSAPYETLNDAYLGNKNYIVGSNQCPIIESMAERCRGVDLISGDINQELLPLCGVHQICYLCGASQVACDYQYLAEADSVCGDSNDCQSAARSILMILRGSHGRQLGPRECLKNPCLYRAMREIGL; via the exons ATGGCAGCAATGGCAGCAATGGCCAACCGATTTGTAGGCCCCAGTGGTGCcatggtggtgctgctggcggTGGTGCAGTGCATCCTAGCGACACCACAGCGCACCGCCGCCTTTTCGCTGCAGGCGGCCGTGGATGAACTGCATCGTCGGGAGGCGGCCAAGTATCCACTGAACGCCCCTCCGCAACCCGCTCTCGACGACTGGGATGAAG ATGGCGATTTATTTGGCAAGAATAGGAATCGGAATCGCCATCGAGTTAATAAGGCACTTGGCAAGTACTTAGAACGCGACGAGGACAACTACGGTCCGGATCACAACctgggcttgggcttgggtctgggcatgggcatgggtcTGGGACTCGATGACGAAGGCGACTTGGGCCCCAGTAATCTGGTCGATGAGAAGAGAAAGCGTTTCTCATCTTTTCGCGAACGTGACGAGCAGTTTG ATGGATCCGCTCCTTCGGCTTTCCGCGAACGTGAAATTCAGCCACTGAACGCTGAGCCCGCTCACAATGAGCTCACGGAGCAGTTTCTGCGCGAGATCGAAGAGGCCAGGGATCGGGATGCAGTGCGTCAATGGTGGCGCCACCTGGACCAGGCGAAAACCCAACAGGAACCGGAACAGGAAGTCGAGCAGTTCGAGCAGAAAAAGCGGATGCGAGTGCCGCCTTACTACTTGCTCATGCAAAAGAAGCGCTCCTATCCGGTTCTGCCATGGTTGCCGTACAACGGCGATAAGAGGAAACGCTTCCCGGTGGCCAAGAGGAGCACCACCAACTCCAATCCGGAATCTCCACTGGGCAGAACCGATGAGCGAGTGGCCCAGGAGCTGAGCGAGCTGTTCGGCAAGCCCGGAGAAGCCCAATCACATACCGAGGAGAAACGCAAGCGGTCGGCGGATGAGCAGCCAAAGGTCACGACCAATCTTCCTGAATCTCCGCcagccaccgccaccgccttGGGGGATATGCGTCTGGAGATCAACTTTCAGCGGGTGAATGTCACGCCCAAGGAGACGCCCACATCCGCTCCAGCTGGCGCTGGTGAATTGGTCCAGCATGGCGGCCATGCCGGTCATCATGGTGGCCATGTGCCTGGAATGTCACCCGAGTATCGTCATCGCAAGCGAAGCGATCATGCGCATGGCGAGAACACGGAGGATACCGAGGCGGACGAGCACGATGAGGAGGGTGAGGAGAGCTCCGATGAGGATGACCACGACGAGTTTGACGAGGAGGACGGTGAAGCTGACCTGGAGGCGGAGGAAGCCGAGGAGCAGCGGCGCAAGAAGAAACGAGCTGCTGCCAGTCTAACTGGAAATGGTGGAGGCAATAAGCACCTCCATGCACCCACTGTGGGTCACCTGATGCTCCGTGCCAAGAAGTCCATAGATTGGTCGCAATACTTCGGGCTGGATCGCAAGAAGAAGTCCTTGCAGAAGAAAGA AAACCTAAAGAAACGCAGTGACGCGGATAGTAGCACCAATAATGATGAGGAAGATGACGATGACAGCTCCGAGGCGGAGAAAAAGAAGCGTGACTTCGATGCCGAAAAGTTGGACAGCATGGACAAGAAGCTGCAGTCCATCGAGGACTTCATCATCGACGAGACCATCAAGTATACGGGTGCCCACGAGGGACTCAACAGCAAGGACGACATCCGCAGAATCAAGGACCACGTCCTCTCGCGCTTGGCAACCGCTTACAGTCTGGAGAAGATGCGCAGGGCTCTGGATAAGCTAAGGAGATCAGTGGACAACGAGAGTCACCTGATGCGCAATACCATCGAACCGGAATCCGAGGAGAACGCGTTGGACTCCAATTACTGGCTGAACAAAAAGTCGGTGAAGAAGGAGCAGGCGGATCAGCTGGCAGA AGACTCGAGACCACCCAAGGACATGGAAAAGAGGAAGCGCAGTGGCTACTTGCGCTATCCGGAGCAGCCAAATAACATGGAGGAGGCCCTCAGCCTGGGCAGCGCTCCCTACGAGACCCTAAACGACGCCTATCTGGGCAATAAGAACTACATAGTGGGCTCCAACCAGTGCCCTATCATCGAGTCCATGGCGGAGCGCTGTCGGGGCGTCGATCTCATCTCCGGAGACATTAACCAGGAGCTCCTGCCCCTCTGCGGTGTCCACCAGATATGCTATCTATGT GGTGCCTCGCAGGTAGCCTGCGACTATCAGTACTTGGCGGAGGCGGATAGCGTTTGTGGCGATAGCAACGACTGCCAGTCGGCGGCACGTTCCATCCTGATGATCCTGCGCGGATCCCATGGCCGGCAGCTGGGTCCTCGGGAGTGCTTGAAGAATCCCTGCTTGTACAGGGCCATGCGGGAGATTGGGCTTTAA
- the LOC27209024 gene encoding uncharacterized protein LOC27209024 isoform X2, giving the protein MAAMAAMANRFVGPSGAMVVLLAVVQCILATPQRTAAFSLQAAVDELHRREAAKYPLNAPPQPALDDWDEDGSAPSAFREREIQPLNAEPAHNELTEQFLREIEEARDRDAVRQWWRHLDQAKTQQEPEQEVEQFEQKKRMRVPPYYLLMQKKRSYPVLPWLPYNGDKRKRFPVAKRSTTNSNPESPLGRTDERVAQELSELFGKPGEAQSHTEEKRKRSADEQPKVTTNLPESPPATATALGDMRLEINFQRVNVTPKETPTSAPAGAGELVQHGGHAGHHGGHVPGMSPEYRHRKRSDHAHGENTEDTEADEHDEEGEESSDEDDHDEFDEEDGEADLEAEEAEEQRRKKKRAAASLTGNGGGNKHLHAPTVGHLMLRAKKSIDWSQYFGLDRKKKSLQKKENLKKRSDADSSTNNDEEDDDDSSEAEKKKRDFDAEKLDSMDKKLQSIEDFIIDETIKYTGAHEGLNSKDDIRRIKDHVLSRLATAYSLEKMRRALDKLRRSVDNESHLMRNTIEPESEENALDSNYWLNKKSVKKEQADQLAEDSRPPKDMEKRKRSGYLRYPEQPNNMEEALSLGSAPYETLNDAYLGNKNYIVGSNQCPIIESMAERCRGVDLISGDINQELLPLCGVHQICYLCGASQVACDYQYLAEADSVCGDSNDCQSAARSILMILRGSHGRQLGPRECLKNPCLYRAMREIGL; this is encoded by the exons ATGGCAGCAATGGCAGCAATGGCCAACCGATTTGTAGGCCCCAGTGGTGCcatggtggtgctgctggcggTGGTGCAGTGCATCCTAGCGACACCACAGCGCACCGCCGCCTTTTCGCTGCAGGCGGCCGTGGATGAACTGCATCGTCGGGAGGCGGCCAAGTATCCACTGAACGCCCCTCCGCAACCCGCTCTCGACGACTGGGATGAAG ATGGATCCGCTCCTTCGGCTTTCCGCGAACGTGAAATTCAGCCACTGAACGCTGAGCCCGCTCACAATGAGCTCACGGAGCAGTTTCTGCGCGAGATCGAAGAGGCCAGGGATCGGGATGCAGTGCGTCAATGGTGGCGCCACCTGGACCAGGCGAAAACCCAACAGGAACCGGAACAGGAAGTCGAGCAGTTCGAGCAGAAAAAGCGGATGCGAGTGCCGCCTTACTACTTGCTCATGCAAAAGAAGCGCTCCTATCCGGTTCTGCCATGGTTGCCGTACAACGGCGATAAGAGGAAACGCTTCCCGGTGGCCAAGAGGAGCACCACCAACTCCAATCCGGAATCTCCACTGGGCAGAACCGATGAGCGAGTGGCCCAGGAGCTGAGCGAGCTGTTCGGCAAGCCCGGAGAAGCCCAATCACATACCGAGGAGAAACGCAAGCGGTCGGCGGATGAGCAGCCAAAGGTCACGACCAATCTTCCTGAATCTCCGCcagccaccgccaccgccttGGGGGATATGCGTCTGGAGATCAACTTTCAGCGGGTGAATGTCACGCCCAAGGAGACGCCCACATCCGCTCCAGCTGGCGCTGGTGAATTGGTCCAGCATGGCGGCCATGCCGGTCATCATGGTGGCCATGTGCCTGGAATGTCACCCGAGTATCGTCATCGCAAGCGAAGCGATCATGCGCATGGCGAGAACACGGAGGATACCGAGGCGGACGAGCACGATGAGGAGGGTGAGGAGAGCTCCGATGAGGATGACCACGACGAGTTTGACGAGGAGGACGGTGAAGCTGACCTGGAGGCGGAGGAAGCCGAGGAGCAGCGGCGCAAGAAGAAACGAGCTGCTGCCAGTCTAACTGGAAATGGTGGAGGCAATAAGCACCTCCATGCACCCACTGTGGGTCACCTGATGCTCCGTGCCAAGAAGTCCATAGATTGGTCGCAATACTTCGGGCTGGATCGCAAGAAGAAGTCCTTGCAGAAGAAAGA AAACCTAAAGAAACGCAGTGACGCGGATAGTAGCACCAATAATGATGAGGAAGATGACGATGACAGCTCCGAGGCGGAGAAAAAGAAGCGTGACTTCGATGCCGAAAAGTTGGACAGCATGGACAAGAAGCTGCAGTCCATCGAGGACTTCATCATCGACGAGACCATCAAGTATACGGGTGCCCACGAGGGACTCAACAGCAAGGACGACATCCGCAGAATCAAGGACCACGTCCTCTCGCGCTTGGCAACCGCTTACAGTCTGGAGAAGATGCGCAGGGCTCTGGATAAGCTAAGGAGATCAGTGGACAACGAGAGTCACCTGATGCGCAATACCATCGAACCGGAATCCGAGGAGAACGCGTTGGACTCCAATTACTGGCTGAACAAAAAGTCGGTGAAGAAGGAGCAGGCGGATCAGCTGGCAGA AGACTCGAGACCACCCAAGGACATGGAAAAGAGGAAGCGCAGTGGCTACTTGCGCTATCCGGAGCAGCCAAATAACATGGAGGAGGCCCTCAGCCTGGGCAGCGCTCCCTACGAGACCCTAAACGACGCCTATCTGGGCAATAAGAACTACATAGTGGGCTCCAACCAGTGCCCTATCATCGAGTCCATGGCGGAGCGCTGTCGGGGCGTCGATCTCATCTCCGGAGACATTAACCAGGAGCTCCTGCCCCTCTGCGGTGTCCACCAGATATGCTATCTATGT GGTGCCTCGCAGGTAGCCTGCGACTATCAGTACTTGGCGGAGGCGGATAGCGTTTGTGGCGATAGCAACGACTGCCAGTCGGCGGCACGTTCCATCCTGATGATCCTGCGCGGATCCCATGGCCGGCAGCTGGGTCCTCGGGAGTGCTTGAAGAATCCCTGCTTGTACAGGGCCATGCGGGAGATTGGGCTTTAA
- the LOC6739371 gene encoding LOW QUALITY PROTEIN: transcription factor AP-1 (The sequence of the model RefSeq protein was modified relative to this genomic sequence to represent the inferred CDS: substituted 1 base at 1 genomic stop codon), translating into MKTPVSAAANLSNPNAGSSGAAAIQIVPKTEPVGEEGPMSLDFQSPNLNTSTPNPNKRPGSLDLNSKGAKNKRIFAPLVINSPDLSSKTVNTPDLEKILLSNNLMQTPQPGKVFPTKAGPVTVEQLDFGRGFEEALHNLHTNSQAFPSANSAANSAANNTTAAAMTAVNNGISGGTFTYANMTEGFSVIKDEPVNQAGSPTVSPIDMETQEKIKLERKRQRNRVAASKCRKRKLERISKLEDRVKVLKGENVDLASIVKNLKDHVAQLKQEVMEHIAAGCTVPPNSTDQXHLELSAVEEDEEDVALETETPSNPEDTEQPMPLEFFSSASTGALELEGSASQDISLTNSELLEEDSENERPLVLYILADDAT; encoded by the coding sequence ATGAAAACCCCCGTTTCCGCTGCTGCGAATTTAAGTAACCCGAATGCTGGCAGTTCCGGAGCAGCCGCCATTCAGATCGTACCTAAAACGGAACCCGTTGGAGAAGAAGGCCCCATGTCGCTGGACTTTCAGTCGCCGAACCTGAACACATCCACCCCGAATCCTAACAAGCGTCCCGGCTCGCTGGATCTGAACAGCAAGGGTGCCAAGAACAAGCGCATCTTCGCACCACTGGTCATCAACTCACCGGATCTGTCATCCAAGACGGTGAACACACCTGATTTGGAGAAGATCCTGCTGTCCAACAATCTGATGCAAACACCGCAGCCGGGCAAGGTGTTCCCCACCAAGGCGGGGCCCGTCACCGTGGAGCAGTTGGACTTCGGCAGGGGATTCGAGGAGGCCCTACACAATCTCCACACTAACTCCCAGGCATTTCCGTCCGCCAATTCCGCCGCTAATTCCGCCGCCAATAACACAACTGCGGCAGCCATGACGGCGGTAAACAATGGCATCAGCGGAGGCACCTTCACCTACGCCAACATGACCGAGGGCTTCTCGGTGATTAAGGACGAGCCCGTCAATCAAGCCGGTTCGCCCACCGTTAGTCCGATTGACATGGAAACGCAGGAGAAGATCAAGCTGGAGCGCAAGAGGCAGCGTAACCGTGTGGCTGCATCCAAGTGCCGCAAGCGCAAGCTGGAACGCATCTCAAAGCTGGAGGATCGCGTAAAGGTACTCAAGGGCGAGAACGTCGACCTGGCTAGCATCGTAAAGAACCTCAAGGACCATGTGGCGCAACTGAAGCAGGAGGTGATGGAGCACATTGCCGCGGGCTGCACGGTGCCGCCGAACTCGACAGACCAATAACATTTGGAGTTGTCAGCCgtggaggaggatgaggaggacgTGGCACTGGAGACTGAAACACCCTCGAATCCTGAAGATACCGAGCAGCCCATGCCTCTGGAATTCTTCTCAAGTGCTAGCACTGGTGCCTTGGAGCTGGAGGGCTCGGCCTCTCAGGATATTTCCCTTACTAACAGCGAACTCCTGGAGGAGGATAGCGAAAATGAACGGCCTCTGGTGCTCTACATCCTCGCGGACGACGCAACCTGA
- the LOC6739369 gene encoding mRNA turnover protein 4 homolog, producing MPRSKRDKKVSLTKTDRKGLAWKQRIVDDIRFCVGKYPNIFVFQVQNMRNSLLKDLRQEWKKNSRFIFGKNRVMQIGLGRTKSEEVEPELHKLSKRLTGQVGLLFTDKSKEEVLEWAENYWAVEYARSGFVATETVTLPAGPLEDFAHSMEPHLRSLGLPTKLEKGIVTLYSDYTVCEEGKVLTPEQARILKLVGKPMAKFRLTMKCSWTKSEGFQLHVEDDVNDEEQADSAMEEEAEAEAMDDNDDDDDEEEDDE from the exons ATGCCGCGCTCCAAACGTGATAAGAAAG TTTCCCTGACCAAAACCGACCGCAAAGGTCTGGCTTGGAAACAGCGAATTGTGGACGACATTCGGTTCTGTGTGGGCAAATACCCTAATATATTCGTTTTCCAAGTTCAGAACATGAGGAATAGCTTGCTAAAGGATCTGCGACAGGAGTGGAAAAAGAATTCTCGTTTTATCTTTGGCAAGAATCGTGTTATGCAGATTGGCTTGGGTCGCACGAAAAGCGAGGAAGTGGAGCCTGAATTGCACAAG CTATCCAAACGATTAACTGGCCAGGTGGGACTGCTCTTCACGGACAAATCCAAGGAGGAAGTCCTGGAGTGGGCCGAAAACTACTGGGCTGTTGAATACGCACGCAGTGGCTTTGTGGCCACAGAAACGGTTACCCTGCCAGCAGGTCCCCTGGAGGACTTCGCCCACTCCATGGAGCCGCATCTACGTTCCCTGGGCCTGCCCACCAAATTGGAGAAGGGAATCGTTACGCTGTACAGTGACTACACGGTTTGTGAGGAGGGCAAAGTTCTAACACCCGAACAGGCAAGAATCCTCAAGCTGGTGGGCAAGCCCATGGCCAAATTCCGGCTGACCATGAAGTGTTCGTGGACAAAAAGCGAAGGCTTCCAGCTGCATGTCGAGGATGATGTGAACGACGAGGAACAGGCTGATAGCGCAATGGAAGAGGAGGCCGAGGCCGAGGCCATGGATgacaacgacgacgatgatgacgaagaggaggatgatgaataa